A genomic segment from Cyanobium sp. NIES-981 encodes:
- a CDS encoding glycosyltransferase family 2 protein, translating to MSDPGGSQAAFRNPDLVWLPPASRRLIGAARLMEAGRPVQALHQLMRVASGSTALRPFCSLRARQALHALQRDTRAPWLSNPRPPHASPEGLLAWVVAHPARLVELTEATPEMLRLGLLYQQVWDASVWLTTNAAGHALHQGAELHCLDGHRLQRPDRPPAALNPRQAPQARLERAIRLTLGRRCLQAWHPWPWLPRRLGPEVGAPLPLPDLPRHWLEARRTTHALLLEESSRIDWVEEGKRSRRPELVSVVIPVWGAGGELAACLACLRGIQTGVPLEILLVDNGNTDPGTRAVLAEAPLHDPRLRVLPQPRNFGFALGCNLGFAASQGTRVLFLNSDARLEADALEPLLERLEDPHCRAVQPALITPTGAVQCLGIVFGGASRLGLALHAGLGPDPALLHGREVPAVTAACVLVRAEEFAAVQGFDVGYLNGQEDTDLCLRLRQRFGGCCAVAAASRAIHPEGSSPGRYRFIEANRSRLLARWPRTDSGSLERALADDGLTLVGYLPNDRPDRPAWLRSPRPVVSPGGTDPAAGPVR from the coding sequence ATGAGCGATCCAGGGGGCAGCCAGGCCGCGTTCCGCAACCCGGATCTCGTCTGGCTGCCACCGGCCAGCAGGCGTCTGATCGGCGCTGCCCGGCTGATGGAGGCCGGGCGACCGGTGCAGGCCCTGCATCAGCTGATGCGGGTGGCCAGCGGCTCCACCGCCCTCCGGCCGTTCTGCAGCCTGAGGGCGCGCCAGGCCCTGCATGCGCTGCAGCGGGACACGCGGGCCCCCTGGCTGTCCAATCCCAGGCCACCCCATGCCAGTCCCGAGGGCCTGCTCGCCTGGGTGGTCGCCCACCCCGCCCGCCTGGTGGAACTCACGGAGGCCACACCGGAGATGCTGCGTCTCGGCTTGCTCTACCAGCAGGTGTGGGATGCCTCGGTATGGCTCACGACGAACGCGGCAGGCCACGCGCTCCATCAGGGAGCGGAGCTGCACTGCCTCGACGGGCACCGGCTGCAGCGACCTGATCGGCCGCCGGCAGCCCTGAACCCCCGTCAGGCTCCGCAGGCCAGGCTGGAACGTGCCATCCGGCTCACGCTGGGACGGCGGTGCCTGCAGGCATGGCACCCCTGGCCCTGGTTGCCGCGCCGGCTCGGGCCGGAGGTCGGCGCCCCCCTGCCCCTCCCGGATCTTCCGCGTCACTGGCTGGAGGCCCGCAGGACCACCCATGCCCTGCTGCTCGAGGAGTCGAGCCGGATCGACTGGGTTGAGGAGGGGAAGCGATCCCGCCGGCCGGAGCTGGTGTCCGTCGTGATCCCGGTGTGGGGCGCCGGCGGGGAGCTGGCCGCGTGTCTGGCCTGTCTCCGCGGGATCCAGACCGGAGTTCCCCTCGAGATTCTCCTGGTGGACAACGGCAACACCGATCCCGGCACCCGCGCTGTCCTGGCCGAGGCGCCGCTCCACGACCCCCGGCTGCGGGTGCTGCCGCAGCCGCGCAACTTCGGCTTTGCCCTCGGCTGCAACCTGGGGTTCGCCGCCAGCCAGGGAACGCGGGTTCTGTTCCTCAACAGTGATGCCCGCCTCGAAGCCGATGCCCTGGAGCCTCTGCTGGAGCGGCTGGAGGACCCCCACTGCCGTGCCGTCCAACCCGCGCTGATCACGCCCACCGGCGCGGTGCAGTGCCTTGGCATCGTCTTCGGTGGCGCCAGCCGGCTGGGTCTGGCCCTCCATGCGGGGCTTGGCCCGGACCCTGCGCTGCTGCATGGGCGGGAGGTGCCCGCGGTCACCGCTGCCTGTGTGCTCGTGCGTGCGGAGGAATTCGCAGCCGTGCAGGGATTCGATGTGGGGTACCTCAATGGCCAGGAGGACACGGACCTCTGCCTGCGACTGCGGCAACGCTTCGGCGGCTGCTGTGCCGTGGCTGCCGCCAGCCGTGCCATCCATCCCGAAGGATCCAGTCCTGGGCGCTACCGGTTCATCGAAGCGAACCGCAGCCGTCTGCTGGCCCGCTGGCCCCGGACCGACTCCGGCTCACTGGAGCGGGCTCTGGCGGACGACGGCCTCACCCTGGTCGGCTACCTGCCCAACGACCGCCCCGACCGGCCGGCCTGGCTGCGGTCCCCGCGGCCCGTGGTCAGCCCTGGGGGAACCGACCCAGCTGCCGGGCCAGTGCGCTGA
- a CDS encoding dTDP-4-dehydrorhamnose 3,5-epimerase family protein has protein sequence MAIQALATPLHGLIELRSAAFTDGRGSFHNVFRREDYAPWWGERPVHQINISCTKRVGAIRGLHTQLGPTPEAKLVRCLRGRVFDVAVDLREDSPSRGRWHALELSPQDGNAWLIPEGCLHGFQVLEPGSQLLYVHSAPYRPEDQVGVVWNDPYLAIGWPLPAVDLSRRDEQLPRLAALCPPLHWL, from the coding sequence TTGGCTATCCAGGCTCTGGCCACACCGCTCCACGGTCTGATCGAACTGCGGTCCGCCGCCTTCACCGATGGGCGCGGCAGTTTCCACAACGTCTTCCGCCGCGAGGACTACGCCCCCTGGTGGGGGGAGCGTCCGGTCCACCAGATCAACATCAGCTGCACCAAGCGGGTCGGAGCCATCCGCGGACTCCACACCCAGCTGGGACCGACTCCTGAGGCGAAGCTGGTGCGCTGTCTGCGGGGCCGCGTGTTCGACGTAGCCGTGGATCTCCGCGAGGACTCACCCAGCCGGGGGCGATGGCACGCCCTGGAACTGAGCCCCCAGGACGGCAATGCCTGGCTGATTCCTGAAGGATGCCTGCATGGTTTTCAGGTGCTCGAGCCGGGCAGCCAGCTGCTCTATGTGCACTCGGCGCCTTACCGGCCAGAGGATCAGGTGGGTGTGGTGTGGAATGATCCATACCTCGCCATCGGGTGGCCCCTGCCGGCGGTCGACCTCAGTCGACGCGACGAGCAGCTGCCCCGTCTGGCCGCCCTGTGCCCCCCGCTTCACTGGTTGTGA
- a CDS encoding class I SAM-dependent methyltransferase, with protein MTHHRCRHCQTPLEQEVIDLGHQPPSNAYLTAQQLAEPEITYPLKVYVCTNCWLVQLPAHAAAEELFTPDYAYFSSTSSSWCAHAERYVTTTSERLGLGADSLVVELASNDGYLLQYVLARGIPCLGIDPTTAASAVARQKGIATIERFFGLALAEELVEEGRRADLIVANNVLAHVPDINDFLAGMTVLLKPTGQVSVEFPHLLSLLQGNQFDTIYHEHYSYISLGVLQRIANHAGLMIVDVEKLNTHGGSLRVWMAARQGDVVSGPAASERIKAILQEEADAELNSLKAYAGFQQRAELAKHNLLRFLLDVRQRGERVLGYGAAAKGNTLLNYAGVSDDLLPFVADKAPSKIGRFLPGSHIPVISPEEWLSLSPHHVLVLPWNLAKEVKAMFADRPGLLFHRAIPKLETI; from the coding sequence GTGACCCATCACCGCTGCCGCCACTGCCAGACCCCACTGGAGCAGGAGGTGATCGATCTGGGCCACCAGCCACCCAGCAATGCCTACCTCACCGCCCAGCAACTGGCTGAGCCTGAAATCACCTATCCGCTCAAGGTGTATGTCTGCACCAACTGCTGGCTGGTTCAGTTGCCGGCCCACGCAGCCGCCGAGGAGCTGTTCACTCCAGACTACGCTTACTTCTCCAGCACCTCCAGCAGCTGGTGTGCGCATGCTGAGCGCTATGTGACCACCACGAGCGAGCGGTTGGGACTGGGCGCTGACAGCCTTGTGGTTGAGCTCGCCAGCAATGACGGCTACCTGCTGCAGTATGTCCTGGCACGGGGCATTCCTTGCCTCGGCATCGATCCCACAACGGCAGCGTCCGCTGTTGCACGGCAGAAGGGGATTGCAACGATTGAGCGGTTCTTTGGCCTGGCCCTGGCGGAGGAGCTCGTGGAAGAGGGTCGCAGGGCCGATCTGATCGTGGCCAACAATGTGCTGGCCCACGTGCCGGATATCAATGACTTTCTGGCAGGAATGACAGTCCTGCTCAAGCCGACAGGGCAGGTTTCGGTGGAGTTCCCACACCTTCTTTCCTTGCTTCAAGGTAACCAGTTCGACACGATCTACCACGAGCACTACAGCTATATCAGTCTGGGGGTGCTGCAACGGATCGCAAACCACGCGGGCCTGATGATTGTGGACGTGGAGAAGCTCAACACCCATGGAGGCAGCCTGCGGGTCTGGATGGCAGCTCGCCAGGGAGATGTCGTCAGCGGGCCGGCGGCATCGGAGCGGATCAAAGCGATCCTGCAGGAGGAGGCGGACGCCGAGCTGAACTCACTCAAGGCCTACGCAGGCTTTCAGCAGAGAGCCGAATTGGCCAAGCACAACCTGCTTCGCTTTCTCCTGGACGTGCGGCAACGGGGAGAAAGAGTATTGGGGTATGGGGCAGCGGCCAAGGGCAACACCCTGCTCAACTATGCAGGGGTGAGTGACGATCTGCTTCCGTTTGTGGCCGACAAGGCGCCCAGCAAGATTGGAAGGTTCCTGCCAGGAAGCCATATTCCTGTCATCAGCCCTGAGGAATGGCTGTCACTGAGCCCACACCATGTGCTCGTGCTTCCCTGGAATCTGGCCAAGGAGGTCAAGGCCATGTTTGCCGACCGCCCTGGCCTCCTGTTTCACCGGGCCATACCAAAACTTGAGACGATCTAG
- a CDS encoding sulfotransferase domain-containing protein encodes MLVVVCGMHRSGSTLVAQMAKGLLCDVGPLTISSNGLGGSVEEMQARASDPHHTWLAKVHIPRRVLRRALPDQGARYLYTYRDVRDALASAWRKNRFLFGSEERGPEIAAQFVREEIDIGAVFEDRRHCWIGRYETIVHNLPALVEDLASFLDVPLSPDKQAQLVAAASPEKQRERSLLVSSGDRSVRVETFITTNHITDGRSGAWKETLSVQEAIAAEHAGRQWLRDKDYPLCFRKAMYPDSSPENSPG; translated from the coding sequence ATGCTCGTTGTCGTCTGCGGCATGCATCGATCAGGCTCGACCCTCGTTGCCCAGATGGCGAAAGGTCTCCTGTGTGATGTTGGCCCACTCACGATCAGCAGCAATGGCCTGGGTGGTTCCGTGGAGGAAATGCAGGCGAGGGCCAGCGACCCCCACCACACCTGGCTGGCCAAGGTCCACATCCCGCGTCGTGTGCTGCGCCGTGCTCTGCCTGACCAGGGTGCGCGCTATCTGTATACCTATCGGGATGTTCGCGATGCCTTGGCATCGGCTTGGAGAAAGAATCGCTTCCTGTTTGGAAGTGAGGAGCGCGGGCCTGAGATTGCCGCACAATTTGTACGGGAAGAGATAGACATCGGCGCCGTATTCGAGGACCGTCGTCACTGCTGGATTGGTCGCTACGAGACCATCGTTCATAATCTGCCTGCTCTTGTGGAAGACCTGGCATCGTTCCTTGATGTTCCCTTGTCCCCTGACAAACAGGCTCAGCTGGTGGCTGCCGCTTCGCCTGAGAAGCAACGCGAGCGCTCCCTGCTGGTGAGTAGTGGCGACCGTTCGGTTCGCGTCGAGACCTTCATCACCACCAACCACATCACCGATGGACGCTCGGGCGCCTGGAAGGAAACCCTCTCCGTGCAGGAGGCCATCGCCGCTGAACATGCAGGGCGTCAGTGGCTGCGGGACAAGGACTACCCCCTTTGTTTCCGCAAGGCCATGTACCCCGACAGCTCCCCAGAGAACTCTCCAGGCTGA
- a CDS encoding sulfotransferase family 2 domain-containing protein, which produces MLRKANLLWAMISHQHRCIFIHIPRTAGTSIEDWLSPDPQWRASPEEKHLTSIQARRLYRVYWDDYFKFTFVRSPYTRSASLLSRYSSFYGVGIKKGAIHFGKYKARFGSPMTLEHDLRFYRYNELLELDSFCERPYRPHSVYGNILTESLDKVYRFEDLQDAVVDIAERLRLPAPRLAHRVAALKALDPGILQSSRSIQRVNKLYANDFEVYGYERILP; this is translated from the coding sequence TTGCTGCGCAAGGCTAATCTTCTTTGGGCCATGATATCTCACCAGCACCGCTGCATCTTTATCCATATTCCCCGCACAGCAGGCACCAGCATTGAAGACTGGCTCAGCCCAGATCCTCAATGGAGGGCCAGTCCTGAGGAGAAGCATTTAACGTCGATCCAAGCCCGGCGGCTTTATCGTGTGTATTGGGACGATTATTTCAAGTTCACTTTTGTAAGATCACCCTATACGCGCTCCGCTTCGCTTTTGTCTCGCTACAGCAGTTTCTATGGTGTGGGCATCAAGAAGGGCGCTATCCACTTTGGCAAGTACAAAGCCCGTTTTGGTTCTCCGATGACCCTTGAACATGATTTACGTTTTTATCGGTACAATGAGCTCTTGGAACTTGATTCTTTCTGTGAGCGCCCCTACCGCCCCCATAGTGTCTATGGAAACATTTTAACTGAATCTCTGGATAAGGTCTACCGCTTCGAGGATCTTCAGGACGCTGTTGTTGATATCGCTGAAAGGCTGCGTCTTCCTGCCCCTAGACTGGCCCACCGCGTAGCCGCTCTAAAGGCCTTGGATCCTGGAATACTCCAAAGTTCCCGCAGTATTCAGCGTGTGAATAAGTTGTATGCGAATGACTTTGAAGTCTATGGCTATGAGCGTATTCTGCCTTGA
- a CDS encoding glycosyltransferase 61 family protein, whose translation MSLAFNLIREAKKRHPSWWGKARVAERSHIIIENDAFVLDINRHQHYHKRWWLNMSHGVVDREGELLEELNDKRGERHFYYPQAERLMEVSQGRGVGAEPIHKDLVLYGGTLFDHFGHLLLDMTRTYQLLRLFREHDAPVWFHYHRLRRGGTIAERTLITDWLDCLGIRQRARLVRRPIRAKTLVSSSVLYRDRCFVTKDFHDACLAALRPELSHQLASTKRKQKVAYLSRHKLSTGTTKFVGEGEVVGRISTLPAVDVICPEELDFKQKLMLYRQYDWVIGFPQACMNLKAFVPSSPEQPVARQVMFLAGPRTLSTNWVNIDAACKFDDYYVDCHPADLVRQSADEGFQRSNSFDVEAVVKAVEQVAAQG comes from the coding sequence ATGTCCCTTGCCTTCAACCTCATCCGCGAAGCCAAGAAGCGCCATCCATCCTGGTGGGGGAAGGCCAGGGTCGCTGAACGAAGCCATATCATCATCGAAAATGATGCTTTCGTATTAGATATCAATCGCCACCAGCATTACCATAAGAGGTGGTGGCTGAATATGAGTCACGGCGTTGTCGACCGGGAAGGTGAGCTCCTTGAAGAGCTCAACGACAAGCGCGGTGAGCGCCACTTCTACTACCCCCAGGCGGAGCGCCTCATGGAGGTAAGCCAGGGGCGTGGAGTCGGAGCCGAACCAATTCATAAAGACCTTGTGCTCTACGGAGGTACCCTTTTTGATCACTTTGGCCACCTCCTGCTAGATATGACCCGAACCTATCAACTGTTGCGACTCTTTCGGGAGCATGATGCGCCGGTCTGGTTCCATTATCACCGACTACGCCGGGGTGGGACGATTGCCGAGCGCACCCTGATCACCGACTGGTTGGACTGTCTGGGCATCCGTCAGCGGGCGCGCCTGGTCCGACGCCCCATCCGAGCGAAGACCCTCGTGTCCAGCAGTGTGTTGTATCGAGATCGCTGTTTCGTGACGAAGGATTTCCATGATGCGTGCCTCGCGGCGCTGCGCCCTGAACTTAGCCATCAGTTGGCTTCCACCAAGAGAAAACAGAAGGTTGCCTATTTGTCGCGCCATAAGTTAAGCACTGGAACGACTAAATTTGTTGGGGAAGGTGAAGTTGTAGGCAGAATATCCACTCTTCCTGCTGTGGATGTTATTTGCCCTGAAGAGCTTGACTTCAAGCAAAAGCTCATGCTCTACCGCCAGTATGACTGGGTGATTGGCTTCCCCCAGGCTTGCATGAATCTCAAAGCCTTTGTTCCGTCTTCCCCGGAGCAGCCTGTCGCCCGCCAAGTCATGTTCCTTGCAGGACCCAGAACCTTGAGTACAAACTGGGTCAATATTGATGCGGCTTGTAAGTTTGATGACTACTATGTCGATTGTCATCCTGCTGATCTCGTTCGTCAATCTGCCGACGAGGGATTCCAGCGCAGCAACAGTTTTGATGTGGAAGCTGTTGTCAAGGCTGTAGAGCAGGTTGCTGCGCAAGGCTAA
- a CDS encoding sulfotransferase codes for MAVQSWRDPACEVRHDDDPGLLQTLSAIQRGLEGADRAVVSRIAPESLPDFIVVGAAKSATTTLTRVLGRHPDIFMSKPKEPKFFGRHYDRGWAWYADHFSGGTESRLRGEGSTMYSSPLPGFEHTAALIHTYLPSVKLIYMVRHPLDRIVSQWRHIKGKHPDTADFERLLKTSRLKRLVIGCSLYYERINQFRTYFPDDQICCLTFEDFLSSPKPILERVLQFLGVGGPVEPLLNDGTTLPMVNEAGQQGRRYVEKPTWPWWMKWQISRQIRPDSELFLRYIGKPLDYWKL; via the coding sequence ATGGCTGTGCAGTCCTGGCGGGACCCAGCCTGTGAGGTCAGGCATGACGACGACCCTGGCCTGTTGCAGACGCTGTCAGCTATTCAGAGGGGGTTGGAAGGGGCTGATCGTGCCGTTGTCAGCAGGATCGCTCCCGAGTCTCTTCCTGATTTCATCGTGGTTGGTGCGGCGAAATCAGCCACAACCACCCTGACGCGGGTTCTGGGACGCCATCCCGATATTTTCATGTCCAAGCCTAAGGAGCCTAAGTTCTTCGGTCGCCATTACGACAGAGGCTGGGCCTGGTATGCCGATCATTTCTCGGGAGGTACAGAATCCAGATTGAGAGGGGAGGGAAGCACGATGTACAGCAGCCCCTTGCCTGGCTTCGAACATACGGCGGCGTTGATCCACACCTATCTCCCAAGCGTCAAGCTGATCTATATGGTGCGACACCCCTTGGATCGTATCGTTTCTCAGTGGCGTCATATCAAGGGCAAACATCCTGATACCGCGGACTTTGAGCGGCTATTGAAGACATCACGGTTGAAGCGTCTTGTGATTGGTTGTTCTCTCTATTACGAGCGTATCAACCAGTTCCGCACCTATTTCCCTGACGACCAGATATGTTGCCTTACGTTTGAAGACTTTCTCAGCTCCCCGAAACCAATTCTGGAGCGGGTTCTTCAGTTCCTTGGTGTCGGTGGTCCTGTTGAGCCCCTGTTGAATGATGGCACCACGTTGCCGATGGTCAATGAGGCGGGGCAGCAGGGGAGACGTTATGTGGAGAAGCCAACCTGGCCCTGGTGGATGAAATGGCAGATCAGCCGCCAGATTCGACCCGACTCCGAGCTCTTCCTCCGCTACATCGGCAAGCCCCTGGACTACTGGAAATTATGA
- a CDS encoding N-acetylneuraminate synthase family protein, with amino-acid sequence MQIERNFTQFVVFAEDTVLTALSKITANKSRLIFVVSESGILQGVLSDGDFRRWVADCSSIDLNAPVTRAMNPRCRTGLIGMSPAELLPLFSPQIQLIPLLDSHGRIAAVAMEGARELRIAGRVIGEGSSSFLIAEIGNNHNGSLDLALQLIDAAAAAGVDCAKFQMREMKNLYVNSGDSNDMSSDLGTQYTLDLLERFQLSDDDLYRCFDYTAQKGMIPLCTPWDLSSLEKLNRWGMEAFKVASADFTNHALLSAIAATGKPLICSTGMATELEISSGIRHLRKLGAPFALLHCNSTYPTPYKDVNLRYLARLRELSDAPVGYSGHERGIEVPIAAVALGATVVEKHITLDPSMEGNDHKVSLLPSDFARMVEAIRAVEESMGSDAERAISQGELMNREILAKSLVAACSIPRGTRIEPSMVRVQSPGQGLQPYRLQDLLGQTLNCDKKPGDFFFESDLGDGSVKARNYHFFNPFGVPVRYHDLALFSKSSNLDLVEIHLSYKDLDIPLDKAVPEPVPLGLVVHAPELFSGDHTLDLCSLDEDYRNHSIRELQRVITIARLLKDRFECPEDVLLVTNVGGFSAHQHLCPDDRRPMLEALVDSLGKLTSEGVEIIPQTMPPFPWHFGGQRFHNLFVDPDFIESFCQQYGYRVCLDVSHSKLACNHLGQSFHRFLERILPLTAHLHLADARGVDGEGLQVNDGDIDWPLLFRMLRDHAPKASFIPEIWQGHKNQGEGAWLALERLELHDQPESASGSDRLAERDPAESDLSQSVLR; translated from the coding sequence ATGCAGATCGAGCGCAACTTCACCCAATTTGTTGTCTTTGCCGAAGACACGGTTCTGACGGCTCTGTCGAAGATCACCGCCAACAAGTCCCGGCTGATCTTTGTGGTGTCGGAAAGTGGGATTCTCCAGGGGGTGTTGAGCGATGGTGACTTTCGCCGTTGGGTGGCGGACTGCAGCAGCATCGATCTGAACGCTCCCGTCACACGGGCGATGAACCCTCGCTGCCGCACGGGCTTGATCGGGATGAGCCCGGCTGAACTGCTGCCGTTGTTCAGTCCACAGATTCAGCTGATTCCCCTGCTGGACAGCCATGGCCGCATTGCGGCCGTCGCCATGGAAGGGGCCCGGGAGCTGCGCATTGCCGGACGTGTGATTGGAGAGGGATCGTCCAGTTTTCTCATTGCTGAAATAGGCAACAATCACAATGGCAGCCTCGACCTGGCATTGCAGTTGATCGACGCAGCGGCTGCGGCTGGCGTGGATTGTGCGAAGTTTCAGATGCGCGAGATGAAGAATCTCTATGTGAACTCTGGTGATAGCAATGACATGTCATCAGATCTCGGGACGCAATACACCCTGGACTTGCTCGAGCGCTTCCAGCTGAGTGATGACGACTTGTATCGCTGCTTCGACTATACGGCTCAGAAGGGAATGATTCCTCTGTGCACTCCCTGGGATCTGAGTAGTCTGGAGAAGTTGAATCGCTGGGGTATGGAGGCATTCAAAGTCGCCTCAGCCGACTTCACCAATCATGCCCTGCTCAGTGCCATCGCTGCTACGGGCAAGCCCTTGATCTGCTCCACGGGAATGGCGACAGAGCTGGAAATCAGCAGTGGTATTCGCCATCTGCGCAAGCTGGGCGCCCCTTTCGCGCTGCTGCACTGCAATTCCACCTACCCGACTCCCTACAAGGATGTCAACTTGCGTTACCTGGCCCGCCTGCGTGAGCTCTCCGATGCGCCGGTGGGTTATTCAGGTCATGAACGGGGTATCGAGGTTCCCATCGCCGCTGTCGCCTTGGGAGCCACGGTGGTGGAGAAGCACATCACCCTCGATCCCAGCATGGAGGGGAATGATCACAAGGTGAGCCTTCTCCCCAGCGACTTTGCGCGCATGGTTGAGGCCATCAGGGCCGTGGAGGAATCCATGGGCAGCGATGCCGAACGGGCCATCAGTCAGGGCGAACTGATGAACCGCGAAATCCTCGCCAAGAGCCTTGTGGCCGCCTGTTCGATTCCACGGGGAACACGGATTGAGCCAAGCATGGTGCGTGTTCAGAGCCCTGGCCAAGGCCTTCAGCCATACCGACTCCAAGACCTTTTGGGACAGACTCTCAACTGCGATAAGAAACCGGGAGACTTCTTCTTTGAATCCGATCTTGGTGATGGGAGCGTAAAGGCGCGCAACTATCATTTCTTCAATCCCTTTGGGGTGCCAGTGCGTTATCATGATCTTGCTCTCTTCAGCAAGTCCAGCAATCTCGATCTGGTGGAGATTCACCTCAGCTATAAAGATCTCGATATTCCGCTCGATAAGGCTGTCCCCGAGCCTGTGCCGCTCGGCTTAGTTGTTCACGCCCCGGAACTCTTTTCGGGTGACCATACACTGGACCTCTGTAGCCTGGATGAAGATTACCGCAATCACTCCATCCGTGAGCTGCAGCGTGTCATCACGATCGCGCGCCTACTCAAGGACCGCTTTGAGTGCCCGGAGGACGTTCTCCTGGTTACGAACGTAGGAGGCTTTTCAGCGCATCAGCACCTGTGCCCTGACGATCGCCGCCCCATGTTGGAGGCGCTCGTCGATAGTCTTGGGAAACTCACGAGCGAAGGTGTCGAAATCATTCCGCAGACCATGCCACCTTTCCCCTGGCACTTTGGGGGACAGCGGTTTCACAATCTATTTGTTGATCCTGACTTTATCGAGTCGTTTTGTCAGCAGTATGGTTACCGCGTTTGCCTGGATGTATCCCATTCAAAATTGGCTTGCAATCACTTGGGACAATCCTTTCACCGTTTTCTTGAGCGGATTCTTCCCCTTACGGCTCACCTCCATCTTGCCGATGCCCGAGGGGTTGATGGTGAAGGCCTTCAGGTGAACGACGGTGATATTGATTGGCCTTTACTCTTCAGGATGTTGAGAGACCACGCTCCGAAAGCCTCCTTCATTCCAGAAATCTGGCAAGGTCACAAGAACCAGGGTGAAGGTGCCTGGCTGGCCCTGGAAAGGCTTGAGTTGCATGACCAACCTGAATCAGCCTCTGGGTCGGACCGCTTGGCTGAGCGGGATCCAGCCGAATCCGATCTCAGCCAGTCGGTCTTGCGTTGA
- a CDS encoding DUF6716 putative glycosyltransferase: MSSVLLIADSDSQLLYCEALARDHAACGIRLTINLIPREGTPEAVKQRMHRLGTVQERSMGVLLQDADLGRYSGIGVFLTGSKIAAFRSAYIRSRQQHPDRDALLFCGFNGVVLERFEEAVTWRLGYDLICLNGPRDQVRFERMVGPTPYHGQATVITGLRRSLVTAPPAPSSRLRQLVFAEQVAMPARLEERERLVALLVGLARRFPDWRIVMKPRVARHEATFHDIGEHISDTLARVTPAFPPNLVLSYSPLPQLLRESRLFATLSSTAFFDALDHGCTPLLVGDFGLRSDLGTHFFGGSDLMVRLEDVQDLDALVDRQGNPDWLRWVGYDPSFSPASLFSAIQARAVGACAAPDPREPALGLQQRGYVVNSADLSSNQLRLNAEEAIATKDYLEAARLLEMAALQRPDHGNIQRRLAAVRARNRLWRRILLLVTPRFSL; this comes from the coding sequence ATGAGCTCGGTGCTGCTGATCGCTGATTCCGACAGCCAGCTGCTCTACTGCGAAGCCCTGGCGCGGGACCACGCTGCCTGCGGCATCCGCCTCACCATCAACCTCATACCCCGCGAGGGAACCCCCGAGGCGGTGAAGCAGCGGATGCATCGCCTGGGCACCGTGCAGGAGCGCAGCATGGGGGTTCTGCTCCAGGATGCCGATCTGGGCCGCTACAGCGGCATCGGCGTGTTTCTGACGGGCAGCAAGATCGCCGCGTTCCGCAGTGCCTACATCCGCTCGCGCCAGCAGCACCCGGACCGCGATGCCCTGCTGTTCTGCGGCTTCAACGGGGTGGTGCTCGAGCGCTTCGAGGAGGCCGTCACCTGGCGGCTGGGCTACGACCTGATCTGCCTCAACGGCCCGAGGGACCAGGTGCGCTTCGAGCGGATGGTGGGGCCTACCCCGTACCACGGCCAGGCCACGGTGATCACGGGACTGCGCCGATCGCTGGTGACAGCCCCTCCAGCGCCATCCTCCAGGCTGCGTCAGCTCGTCTTCGCTGAACAGGTGGCGATGCCGGCCCGGCTGGAGGAACGGGAGCGGCTGGTCGCCCTGCTGGTGGGTCTGGCGCGTCGCTTCCCGGACTGGCGGATCGTGATGAAGCCCCGGGTGGCCCGCCATGAAGCAACGTTTCATGACATCGGCGAGCACATCAGCGACACCCTCGCCCGTGTCACGCCGGCCTTCCCTCCCAACCTCGTGCTCTCCTACAGCCCGCTTCCCCAGTTGCTGAGGGAGAGCCGGCTGTTCGCCACCCTGTCCTCCACGGCGTTCTTCGATGCCCTTGACCATGGCTGCACCCCGCTCCTCGTGGGGGACTTCGGCCTCCGCAGCGACCTGGGCACCCACTTCTTCGGTGGGTCCGACCTGATGGTGAGGCTTGAGGACGTCCAGGATCTCGATGCCCTGGTGGACCGCCAAGGCAACCCCGACTGGCTGCGCTGGGTGGGCTATGACCCGAGCTTCTCACCGGCCAGCCTCTTCTCCGCCATCCAGGCCAGGGCCGTGGGCGCGTGCGCCGCCCCGGACCCCAGGGAGCCGGCTCTGGGGCTGCAGCAGCGGGGCTACGTGGTGAACTCGGCCGATCTCTCCAGCAACCAGCTGCGGTTGAACGCCGAGGAGGCCATTGCCACCAAGGACTACCTGGAAGCGGCCAGGCTTCTGGAGATGGCCGCCCTGCAACGCCCCGATCACGGCAACATCCAGCGCAGGCTCGCCGCCGTGCGGGCCCGGAACCGCCTCTGGCGGCGTATCTTGCTTCTGGTGACACCCAGGTTCAGCCTGTAG